One genomic window of Crassostrea angulata isolate pt1a10 unplaced genomic scaffold, ASM2561291v2 HiC_scaffold_212, whole genome shotgun sequence includes the following:
- the LOC128169777 gene encoding uncharacterized protein LOC128169777, which produces MPHITQLAAVELDTGSLYNTYILPKVPISEEAMYTTGIVVNSDLEKMTVHGREVDAVNIISGLTEFVEWIKNFSNVILVAHNGRKFDFHVLMSTLRCLNMTDTLLPVVSGFIDSLSVFKKAFPGQQNYKQETLVKAVLNTSYAAHDATEDVKTFRPGPGFLYKACS; this is translated from the coding sequence ATGCCACATATCACTCAACTTGCTGCAGTTGAATTGGATACGGGATCTCTGTACAACACATATATTCTTCCAAAGGTGCCCATTTCAGAGGAAGCAATGTACACGACTGGCATTGTAGTGAATTCCGACTTAGAAAAAATGACTGTCCACGGTAGGGAGGTTGATGCAGTTAACATTATATCTGGACTAACAGAGTTTGTGGAATGGATAAAGAATTTTTCAAATGTTATATTGGTAGCACATAATGGAAGAAAATTCGACTTCCATGTACTTATGAGTACCTTACGCTGTTTAAACATGACAGACACACTGCTTCCTGTTGTTTCTGGGTTTATTGACTCCCTGAGTGTGTTCAAGAAAGCCTTTCCTGGACAGCAGAATTACAAGCAAGAGACACTAGTGAAAGCGGTACTCAACACTAGCTACGCTGCCCATGATGCTACGGAAGATGTTAAAACCTTCAGGCCAGGCCCGGGTTTCCTCTACAAAGCGTGTTCTTGA